A genomic region of Cannabis sativa cultivar Pink pepper isolate KNU-18-1 chromosome 1, ASM2916894v1, whole genome shotgun sequence contains the following coding sequences:
- the LOC133034712 gene encoding uncharacterized protein LOC133034712 — MDDKEKEKLEAMFYRKKKNNKKKKKKKDRGIREVVCPYLPEEIVVKILFMLPHECVSNNIQSSSSGCGVSRQWREIKYMIKLHPDISFDYHDVVYMKSVCYWLYKGVNKFRILSFDMSDEKFANYYRDFNQTRMVEMWIMVVENDNTYHWNKHLTISLTVDIIQCLGFWNHDEELLMMAYKDILMSYNMRTMKMKTLEFSSSNKEHLY, encoded by the exons ATGGAtgacaaagaaaaagaaaaattagaagcCATGTTTTAcagaaagaaaaagaacaacaaaaagaagaagaagaaaaaagatcgTGGTATTAGAG AAGTTGTTTGTCCATATCTACCAGAAGAAATAGTAGTGAAAATCCTATTTATGTTGCCCCATGAGTGTGTG TCCAATAACATTCAGAGTAGTAGCAGTGGTTGTGGGGTTAGTAGACAATGGAGGGAGATCAAATATATGATAAAGCTACATCCAGACATTAGTTTTGACTATCATGATGTAGTGTATATGAAATCAGTTTGTTATTGGCTCTATAAAGGGGTCAACAAGTTTCGAATTCTTTCATTCGATATGAGTGATGAGAAATTTG CAAATTATTACAGAGACTTTAACCAAACAAGAATGGTTGAAATGTGGATTATGGTAGTAGAAAATGATAATACTTATCATTGGAATAAGCATCTAACCATttctctcactgttgatataattCAATGTTTGGGTTTTTGGAATCATGATGAAGAGCTCTTGATGATGGCATATAAGGACATTCTTATGTCCTATAATATGAGAACGATGAAGATGAAGACACTGGAATTTTCTTCAAGTAATAAGGAGCACCTATactga